The following coding sequences are from one Liolophura sinensis isolate JHLJ2023 chromosome 12, CUHK_Ljap_v2, whole genome shotgun sequence window:
- the LOC135479716 gene encoding HHIP-like protein 2, giving the protein MQFLPILLVNVVVVLAQVIEQPFCSDSLPPFSSAERGRLCLYKDYGCCTDGQDMVLLDTYIKFYRELRPRGLGFECNGVIVSLLCENCNPFAGTLFEVGHSLPLICGDSCQTIYKRCAAQIQLAIELTTNNSVAIASLSSVASFCSMMTPSNPRAGLCFPQSQTIARQVRSNPNTQESSCICVEKIAENFRNPLAFRHANDGSQRHFIAEQIGVVHILGPDGNRFPTPFLDISSRVFVSSRRGDERGFLGLEFHPRHFRNGKFYVFYCTRRSTGGFKTRISEFEVLLFNTDVADPNSERILLEIDQPYGNHNGGELLFGDDGYLYIFSGDGGAGGDPQNNAQNRNSLLGKVLRIDVNSRDGDLPYGIPADNPFLNDSNTRPEIYALGVRNIWRCGKDPGDFDTGEGKGRIICGDVGQGRFEELDLLVKGANYGWRGREGFECFNRQQCGRTPPEVLPLITYARDEGQSITGGHFYRGCDSPNLKGYYIFGDYQSGRLFKMKEDSSGNWNRETLSFCDGSVCMKGQQSFAERFILSFGQDREGEVYMLSTDDPRSSHPGGKVYKIVDPYRRGNPDTCRAEPGSIPRVSAGRPNIASSRGRNG; this is encoded by the exons ATGCAGTTTCTTCCGATCCTGTTAgtcaatgttgttgttgttttagctCAGGTTATAGAACAGCCGTTCTGCTCGGATTCCCTGCCGCCGTTTAGCTCAGCTGAGAGGGGCCGCCTTTGTCTGTACAAGGATTATGGCTGTTGTACTGACGGCCAGGATATGGTACTCTTGGACACGTACATCAAATTTTACCGCGAACTAAGGCCGCGCGGACTTGGCTTTGAATGCAACGGTGTCATCGTCTCGCTTCTTTGTGAGAACTGCAACCCCTTCGCGGGTACTCTCTTCGAAGTTGGTCACTCACTTCCACTGATCTGCGGGGATTCGTGTCAAACGATTTACAAACGCTGCGCGGCACAAATTCAGCTGGCGATAGAACTGACCACTAACAACTCGGTGGCCATTGCTAGTCTGTCGTCTGTTGCCTCATTCTGCTCTATGATGACGCCCTCTAACCCACGAGCGGGACTGTGCTTCCCACAGTCCCAAACGATTGCTAGGCAAGTCAGGTCGAATCCTAACACACAGGAAAGTTCTTGCATCTGCGTGGAGAAAATAGCTGAAAACTTCCGGAATCCTTTGGCCTTCAGACACGCCAATGATGGCAGTCAGCGTCACTTCATCGCTGAACAGATTGGTGTCGTCCACATCTTGGGTCCGGATGGCAATCGGTTTCCCACGCCTTTCCTGGACATTTCCAGTCGGGTTTTCGTTTCAAGCAGGCGCGGGGACGAAAGAGGATTCCTCGGTTTGGAGTTCCATCCGCGCCACTTTAGAAACGGGAAATTCTACGTGTTTTATTGCACCCGCAGAAGTACTGGAGGCTTCAAGACAAGAATCAGCGAATTTGAGGTGCTTCTTTTTAACACAGACGTGGCCGACCCAAACAGTGAACGGATTCTTCTTGAGATCGACCAGCCATATGGCAATCACAACGGCGGAGAG TTGCTATTTGGAGATGATGGCTACTTGTACATATTCTCGGGAGATGGCGGTGCAGGAGGTGATCCACAAAACAATGCCCAGAACAG AAACTCGTTACTTGGCAAGGTTTTGAGAATAGATGTCAACAGTCGAGACGGGGACTTACCCTACGGCATCCCTGCCGACAACCCATTTCTGAACGATTCTAATACCAGACCAGAAATCTACGCCCTTGGCGTGAGGAATATTTGGAGGTGTGGGAAAGACCCTGGGGATTTCGACACGG GAGAGGGAAAAGGCCGGATTATTTGCGGCGACGTGGGTCAAGGGCGGTTTGAAGAGCTTGATCTTCTGGTAAAGGGAGCTAACTACGGCTGGCGTGGCAGGGAAGGCTTTGAGTGCTTTAACAGACAACAGTGTGGCAGAACAC CTCCCGAGGTTCTACCCTTAATCACGTACGCTAGAGACGAGGGACAGTCGATTACTGGGGGCCATTTTTACAGAGGATGCGATAGTCCTAATCTTAAAGGGTATTACATCTTCGGTGACTATCAATCAGG AAGGCTGTTTAAGATGAAGGAGGACAGTTCAGGCAATTGGAATAGAGAGACTCTTTCTTTCTGTGATGGGAGCGTTTGCATGAAGGGACAGCAATCATTCGCAGAACGCTTTATATTATCGTTTGGACAAGACCGCGAAG GAGAGGTTTACATGCTAAGCACGGACGATCCCCGATCCTCTCACCCCGGGGGTAAAGTGTACAAGATCGTGGATCCTTACAG ACGAGGAAATCCAGACACGTGCCGTGCCGAACCAGGTTCAATTCCGAGGGTTTCTGCTGGTCGCCCAAACATCGCGAGTTCGCGTGGAAGAAATGGATAA